The Coffea arabica cultivar ET-39 chromosome 8e, Coffea Arabica ET-39 HiFi, whole genome shotgun sequence genome window below encodes:
- the LOC113704521 gene encoding disease resistance protein RPM1-like, producing the protein MALTILSSVLNQLSILLREEGQLLGGLRQEVELIRDELGHMRAFLRVAETKEEYADPGLQEWIKQVREAAYDTEDVLDEFVSRFARHRATGFHGSVRRIFNSIKTLRARHKVAAQIQSIKARVKFISEGHRRYQLEFGVTTQAAESLATVNNTTWRYSRDDALLVEEAELIGIDNPRQQLISQLLEGDDSQLKVVSVVGMGGLGKTTLVKIVHEDLDIRRHFPVRAFVTVSQTCNIQELLKDLILQLHNDLKKQVPQLIEAMTTIQLKQFVKDFLQQAGRYAIVFDDVWDVKFWNAIRIALPKNGYGNRVMLTTRQADVAFASCTQSQDYVFKMEFLSFEDSRTLFCNKIFKGNGCPDHLKDVAEGILGKCEGLPLAILAISGLWALKDFSIAEWEMVRHSLGGELEGSGMLDRVRKILFLSYNDLPCDLKTCLLYLSIYPEDFKIRCHRLVQLWSAEGFLGKTEGMTMKDVGFNYLREFVNRSLIQVTQSFYEGIPYTCRIHDLVREVILSKSREQNMIAISTEQCTRWLSEKVRRLVVHSSSSDTEQHQESQCYSFNHLRSFITIESMNPLISRALLSKALKSSRLLKVLDLSDEKTLEEIPNEIFNLYRLRHLNLCRTGVKVVPKFIGKLRNLEYLDLGETQVKELPVEILKLKKLEHLIVHQKVDFSEASYGFHGFKAPSKLGGLLALQSLTTIDASSGSVIVKEIGALTQLSRLGISNLRREDGKVLCSSLATLTSLQLLDIASIRNEGGGYEVMDLNLVQQHSRSSSMSSSFLQSLRMLILCGRLEKMPQWIAHLRSLVRIDLDWSGLRDEEDPLEPLHHLPNLVTIQFCGSYQGEGLCFKTGGFLKLKDLYLKKLEKLKWLKVEEGALPNLHELGLDRLPLLEELPLDIQHLSQLRKLGLHELSSQLMEKLNSLNEDSEDYRKIGHIPEVEIVFLTNEGWKYRRLWGKKL; encoded by the coding sequence ATGGCACTCACAATTCTGTCTTCTGTGTTAAATCAGCTCTCAATTCTTCTGCGTGAAGAGGGACAACTTTTGGGAGGGCTTCGCCAAGAGGTTGAACTCATCAGGGATGAGTTGGGGCACATGAGAGCATTCCTGAGAGTGGCAGAAACAAAGGAAGAATATGCTGATCCCGGCCTCCAAGAATGGATCAAGCAAGTACGAGAAGCCGCTTATGACACTGAAGATGTTCTTGATGAATTCGTATCTCGCTTTGCTCGCCATCGAGCAACGGGCTTCCATGGCTCTGTTCGGAGAATTTTCAACTCCATAAAGACTTTGCGAGCTCGTCATAAGGTTGCTGCGCAAATACAAAGCATCAAGGCTAGAGTAAAGTTTATTTCTGAAGGGCATCGGAGATACCAATTAGAATTCGGTGTTACTACCCAAGCGGCCGAGTCTCTTGCTACTGTTAACAACACAACATGGCGCTATAGCAGGGATGATGCACTTCTTGTGGAAGAAGCTGAACTAATTGGCATTGATAACCCCAGACAACAGCTAATTTCTCAACTACTCGAGGGGGATGATTCCCAACTCAAAGTTGTTTCTGTGGTTGGCATGGGAGGACTCGGTAAAACTACCTTAGTCAAAATAGTCCATGAAGATTTAGATATTAGAAGGCATTTCCCAGTTCGTGCCTTTGTAACTGTCTCTCAAACATGCAACATCCAGGAACTCCTAAAAGACTTGATTTTGCAGTTACACAATgatttgaagaaacaagttcCGCAATTGATTGAGGCAATGACTACAATTCAGCTGAAACAATTTGTTAAAGATTTTCTTCAACAAGCTGGAAGGTATGCAATTGTGTTTGATGACGTATGGGatgtgaaattttggaatgcAATTAGAATTGCACTACCCAAGAATGGCTATGGCAATCGTGTCATGCTAACAACACGACAAGCCGATGTAGCCTTTGCATCTTGCACCCAATCTCAGGATTATGTCTTCAAAATGGAGTTCCTGTCTTTCGAGGATTCAAGGACCCTATTTTGCAACAAGATCTTCAAAGGAAATGGTTGTCCTGACCATCTAAAAGATGTTGCAGAAGGTATACTGGGGAAATGTGAGGGATTGCCCCTTGCGATTCTTGCAATCAGTGGGCTTTGGGCTTTGAAAGACTTCAGTATTGCAGAGTGGGAGATGGTTCGACACAGCCTAGGAGGTGAATTAGAAGGCTCTGGTATGCTGGACCGGGTCAGAAAGATACTTTTTCTCAGTTACAATGATCTACCTTGTGATCTTAAGACCTGTTTGTTGTATTTAAGCATTTACCCAGAGGATTTTAAAATACGTTGTCATAGACTTGTTCAATTGTGGTCAGCTGAAGGATTTCTAGGAAAGACAGAAGGAATGACAATGAAAGATGTAGGCTTCAATTACCTCAGAGAATTTGTCAATAGGAGTCTAATTCAAGTGACTCAAAGTTTTTATGAAGGAATCCCCTATACATGTCGAATCCATGATCTAGTGCGAGAAGTTATTCTTTCCAAGTCAAGGGAACAAAATATGATCGCAATTAGCACTGAACAATGCACAAGGTGGTTATCTGAGAAGGTACGCCGTTTGGTAGTCCATAGTAGCAGCAGCGACACCGAGCAGCACCAAGAAAGCCAATGTTATAGCTTTAACCACCTTCGATCCTTTATTACGATTGAATCCATGAATCCACTGATATCCAGAGCCTTGTTATCTAAAGCTTTAAAGAGTAGCAGATTGTTAAAGGTTTTGGATTTGAGTGATGAAAAGACATTGGAGGAAATCCCAAATGAGATTTTCAACTTGTATCGTCTCAGGCATCTGAACCTGTGTAGGACAGGGGTTAAAGTAGTCCCGAAATTCATAGGAAAGCTTCGAAATTTGGAGTATTTGGATTTGGGTGAAACTCAAGTCAAGGAATTACCCGTGGAAATCCTGAAGCTAAAAAAGCTTGAGCATCTTATAGTACACCAAAAAGTTGATTTTTCTGAAGCAAGTTATGGATTTCATGGGTTTAAAGCTCCATCAAAATTGGGAGGACTTCTTGCCCTACAATCATTAACAACCATAGATGCAAGTAGTGGATCTGTAATAGTTAAAGAGATAGGAGCATTGACTCAATTAAGCCGATTAGGGATTTCAAATCTGAGAAGAGAAGATGGAAAGGTGCTGTGCTCCTCCCTTGCCACCCTCACTAGTCTTCAGCTACTAGACATTGCTTCAATTAGAAATGAAGGTGGTGGTTATGAGGTAATGGATCTGAATCTTGTACAACAACATTCTCGTTCATCTTCAATGTCTTCTTCATTTCTCCAATCTCTTCGCATGCTAATATTGTGTGGCCGCTTAGAAAAGATGCCACAATGGATAGCTCATCTTCGAAGCTTGGTAAGAATAGATTTGGATTGGAGTGGCTTAAGGGATGAAGAGGATCCGCTTGAACCCCTGCACCATTTGCCAAATTTGGTTACTATTCAATTTTGTGGATCTTACCAAGGAGAGGGGTTGTGTTTCAAGACTGGAGGATTCCTGAAGTTAAAGGATTTGTACCTAAAGAAATTAGAAAAGTTAAAATGGCTGAAAGTGGAGGAGGGTGCATTACCCAATCTCCACGAACTGGGTCTGGATAGACTTCCATTGCTAGAGGAGTTACCTTTGGATATTCAACACTTGAGCCAACTTCGAAAGCTAGGTTTGCATGAGTTGAGTTCTCAACTGATGGAGAAGCTAAATAGTCTAAATGAAGATAGTGAAGATTACAGAAAAATTGGACACATTCCTGAAGTTGAAATTGTATTTTTGACAAATGAGGGATGGAAATATCGCCGGCTATGGGGGAAGAAGTTGTAA